CACTCCCCAAGCGGCAACCAATCCTAGGAAGTGGATCGCAATCCATAAGGACTGCAGGTAGATACAGGAATCCATAGCGGGTCTTCTGCGGTTCGATGCGGGATGAGAGCGGGGGCGCGGAGCTTACGCAAAAACCGCGCGGCAGCATAGAGCAGTCGAACCAGTAGCCCGCGAGTAGAATCTCTACATCACCTTCTTAAGTTCTTCTTCCAACTCCGCCGCTTGCACGCTGCGGTTGGATACTTTGCCGTCGGCATCAACAACAACCATCAGCGGCAAGATGTTGACGCCCATCTCGTTTGCGAGCCGACTGTCGAACCCGCCCGGCTCGTAGATCTGTGGCCAGCGGAGTGGATTGCTCTTGAGGTACTCGGCTGCTTCCTGACGCGTGTAGTCGAGGTTGACGCCGATGACTTCGAACTTCTTTCCACCGTACTTGGAGTAGAGATCCTTCAACACGGCGTGCTCCGCCTTGCACGACTTGTAGGAACTGATCCAGTATTGAATCACAACCGGCTTGCCACGATAGCGTGATAGGTCAACCGATTTGCCTTCGATGGTTTTTCCTGCGAGCGAAATCTTCCGTCCCTCACTAGTAAGACGCGTGATCGCTCCCTTCGCCTTCGCGGCCTGGGGGCTCCTGGGGAAACTCTTCGCCAATTGCCCGTACCACTTGAGTGCCTCTTTGGGTTCTCCTGCATACTCACTCGCGTTAGCAAGCTGAAGCATGGCTTCAGCAGCGTGCTCACTACTGCTGTACTTACTCACAAACGCTTCAAGCTGCTTCAGCCAATCATTGTGAACTTTGTTGTAATCTGCCTTGGGATCAGCGATTTTAAGGCCGTAATCGGCCTGCATCCGTCTAAAGACAATGTGCATTTGCAGGTCTTTGGAGGCTTTCGCCTTGGCCAACTTACCAGCAAGTGCTTCCAGTCTTTCGGCCCCTTTGGGATAGGCACCATCTTGGACCGCGGCGCTGATCATGTCAGCCAACTGTCGCAACCACTGCTCGCGTTCTTCACCGGCAGGAGCTTGGCTGGCCAGTTTTTCCAGGAGATCCGCTCGTCGAGCGTTCAGTCTCGGGAGATCCTTGCGAGAAGCACTGACGAGTTGCTCATCAAGTTTTTCGATTGCAGACAGGGTTTCCTGCATGGCATCACTGGGCGGACTCACGCCTGCGTCAGCCATCGTCACCGGAGCTGCGCCTGCGGCATCGTAGAAGAATCCGACTGCCATCTCGCCTGCTTCTCCAATCGAAGGAGCATCGATCAGCTTCCACGCATCGCCGACTTTCAGCATGGTGCCAAGTTGTACCTGTTTGTGAGCCTTGCCGTCGTAGACCATCGCCCACACGTTCTCATAAACGAGCAGGTCCTTTTCTAACCCTGAAGAACCCGCAGGAACCATGCCTGGACGCAGACCCCCGAAATCACTGAACTCGCTGTTCGAGGGGATCTTCTTGCTTTTTGCCAACGATTTAAACGCTGTGGGGGCCTTGCTAGCACGTTCACGAATTCGCCCTGCCACTTCCTTCGACAAACCTAGCTGCTTCATGTCTTCCTCAGTGACGAGCAGACGTGCCATGCGGGCTGAGTCAGAAGTACGAACCGCCTCGATTGCCTCTTCAGCGACTTCTTCAGGAGCAATGAGCTGCCAGGAATCAATCCGCCCATCTTCATTCTTATCTTTGCCCCACCGTGAGCCGGCGGTTTGGAACCAGCGATACTGATCCGCCTTGCCATTGTAGTCACCGTCGATGTCGCGATAGACCTCCAAGCCATTGTGAAAATAGCTCCAAGTATCAACCACGTTGTCTCCGTTAGTATCGGAGAACTGACGTAACACGGACCCACCAGGGCTGCGGACAACCCAAGCGGTCATCCCGTTAATTTTTTCGGCCTTGATCTCGCAGCCGTCAGCTTCCGGCGTATCGAACTCAACTTGCCGCTGAACGGGCTTGAGCTTCAAGGCATCAGCAACCGAGGGCTTCGCTGCGTGAGATTTTTGACCGATTGAAACAGTCAGCACGCTCAGGGCAATGAGCCCACTCAGCCGCACATACCCAGCGAAAACAGGGGCAAGGCCTTTGATCTTCATAATCTCTGTATCCTTCGAGACCGATCGAGTTCAATAAATGCGGAGAAGACTCCTCGGAGCCCACAATGCACTTATAACGAGCAATCGCCGACCAAAGCTAGCCCGATTGCCATTCCCCGAATTTGGGCGATCCTGACTCGCCTTGGCGGTGTCTGATCTTGGGACGAGGAATGAAGGGCTCTAACGGGGGACATCCGCGTCCGAAGAGGCCTTGGACAGAGGCAGACCTGTGTTTACAATGTGGGGCTTCGTGAAGGAGCCCGGACGAGTATGTATGGGCCGCCATCACGGGTGTGTAGCTCAGTTGGTTAGAGCGCAGCCCTGATAAGGCTGAGGTCCCAGGTTCGAATCCTGGCACACCCACTAGAAGCGGGGAGAAAGTTGAAAGTAGTGAGGAGAGCAATCAATTGCTCGACTTTCTCTTTTCTACTCACTCCTCACAGATTCTCCCGGGGCCGTAGCTCAACTGGGAGAGCGCCGGCTTTGCAAGCCGGAGGTTAGGGGTTCGATCCCCCTCGGCTCCACTGATTTTAAACCCTTGTCACTGCATTATTTGCAACCCTTCGGTAGCTACGAAGGCGCGACATAGTTCGGGTGTCGTCTGGGTGTCGTCCGACACCCGGCCTAGGCTACGGAGCATGCCGTGCCCGGCTAGAGGCCTACTGAGAAGAGCACTCGCCTCAGCCGAGGTTTGGAAGTCGCTCGAAAAGATGGGCGAAGCGAAATGGTTCTCATTGTTGTTTAGCCCACAAGTCTCCTCGAATCGATGAGCCAACAAAGCGTTTCGGTCGAGTCGATAAATCAACTCAGCGACGGTCTTCACCTGCTCTGTCTTGGTAAACTCTCACGTAATCCACCTCGAACTTTCCTGGGAATTTGGTCTTGCTGGGATCACCGCCGTGGTTTCCTCCCACAGCAAGATTAAGTAGCAAGTGGTGTGGCTGATGAAACGGGTGTCGCTGGGTCGTGGTGCTCTTGGCAACCTGGTCTAGATCAATTTCATTGAGTAGGGTATCGTCGACGTACAAACTGATCTGGTTTTCATCCCAGTCCATTCGCCACACGTGGAATTTCGATGCCCACTCGGGATCTGCGAATTCACGCACGGGTTTCTTGACAGCATCCCAAATGGGCTTCCACTTCTTGCCGCTTGACCAGCACGCGTTTGCAAGGATGTCTCCCTGGTAATACTCCATGATGTCAATCTCGCCGCAGTCCGGCCATCTGCCTTTGTCTCCTACGGTCCAAATGGCTGGCCAAAGGCCGGAGCGGGCATCGATCCGTGCACGTACTTCGATTCGCGCAAACTTCCAACTATGCAGGCCTCGAGTGGTAACGCTGGCAGAGCAGTATTCCGCATAGCGACGCTTCTCCTTCCAGCCTTTGGCGTGCTGATCGTAATGCGGGTTTTCTACACGTTCGCGTTTCGCTTCGATGACTAGCAATCCGGCTTCGCACCTCGCATTATCTAGTTTGTACCATTGCAATTCTTGATTGCGGACGAAACCCCGCTCGAACGTCCAATGCTTTGGATTCGGCGGGCCATCCCGGTTGAATTCATCAGACCAGACGAGCTGGTACCGTTCGACATCTTCTTGAGTCAGAATGACTGCTGCCGCTTGCGATTCCTGTGAATAGAGGCTGGTCACATGTCCCAGCAAGCTGCTCGAAAACATGAAGAGAGAACATGGAAGGATTCGTATCGATAACAGCCAGCTTGAAACACCAGTCATTTCTTCCAACTCCCCAGACCAGGGGCAATCGGAGGAACGAGGTGCTGCTTCCAGACTTCTAGCTTTTGTTTTGCGTCTGACATTACTTCCGGTTCAAGCTCATGGAGGTTCTTCTGCTCGCCAATATCGGCCTGGAGATCAAAAAGTAGCGGTGACTCGATCGCTTCCTTGCCTTTCTCTCGGTTGGCCAAGATGAGCTTACTGTTGCCATCGCGAACCGCGTATCGGCCCTTGTCGTACCAACGCCAATATAGCGTTTCGTGCGGTGCACTCGTTTTCGCGCCTGTCAGGTAGGGGACCAAGTCGACGCCATCCAAGGGCTTTTCTTTGGGGACTTTCGCACCTGAGTGAGCGACAATCGTAGCCGCAATGTCCAGGGCACTTACAGGTAGTTCATAGTCGGTTCCAGCGGGCAGGGTGTCGGTCCACCGCACGGCAAACGGAACACGGACACCTCCCTCGAACGGACTCCCTTTAAATCCTCTCAGAGGTTCGTTACTGGAACCGTTGTGAGGTGGACCACCGTTATCCGAGAGGAAAAAGACGATCGTCTGCTCGTCCAAATCGTACTTCGCGACCGCGTCCAGTATCTTTCCTACCCCATCGTCCACGGCTGACACCATTGCGGCGTAGGTTCTTCTCTTTTTGTTTTTGATATGTGCGAAGCGATCAAGATACTTGGGCGTTGCTTGGAGCGGCATATGTGGGGCGTTGTATGCTACGTAGAGAAAGAAGGGCTTTTGATGATTGCAATTGATGAACTCGACGGCTGCATGGCTTAGTTCATCAGTGAGATACTGGTCGATCTCAACAGGTGTTTCATTGCGCAGCAGCTTCGTGCGATACCAGTCCCAAGACCGCTTGACCTCGGAAAGGTCTTCGAGCCTCAGTTGTTCGGGGAAATAGTTATGCCCGCCGGAAAGGAATCCGAAGAACTCATCAAAACCGCGCACACGAGGTCGCAGATTAGGGTGCGTTCCTAGGTGCCATTTTCCGACCGCCATGTTCATGTAGCCGAAGGGCTTGAGCAGCTCGGCGATATTGCGTTCAGTTTGGGGGATTCCGTTATTTTCGACGGATGGATTGACCGTCGGGTTTCGTGCAGCTCCAAAGCGCCCCTGATAGCGCCCCGTCATC
The Lacipirellulaceae bacterium genome window above contains:
- a CDS encoding TlpA disulfide reductase family protein, whose protein sequence is MKIKGLAPVFAGYVRLSGLIALSVLTVSIGQKSHAAKPSVADALKLKPVQRQVEFDTPEADGCEIKAEKINGMTAWVVRSPGGSVLRQFSDTNGDNVVDTWSYFHNGLEVYRDIDGDYNGKADQYRWFQTAGSRWGKDKNEDGRIDSWQLIAPEEVAEEAIEAVRTSDSARMARLLVTEEDMKQLGLSKEVAGRIRERASKAPTAFKSLAKSKKIPSNSEFSDFGGLRPGMVPAGSSGLEKDLLVYENVWAMVYDGKAHKQVQLGTMLKVGDAWKLIDAPSIGEAGEMAVGFFYDAAGAAPVTMADAGVSPPSDAMQETLSAIEKLDEQLVSASRKDLPRLNARRADLLEKLASQAPAGEEREQWLRQLADMISAAVQDGAYPKGAERLEALAGKLAKAKASKDLQMHIVFRRMQADYGLKIADPKADYNKVHNDWLKQLEAFVSKYSSSEHAAEAMLQLANASEYAGEPKEALKWYGQLAKSFPRSPQAAKAKGAITRLTSEGRKISLAGKTIEGKSVDLSRYRGKPVVIQYWISSYKSCKAEHAVLKDLYSKYGGKKFEVIGVNLDYTRQEAAEYLKSNPLRWPQIYEPGGFDSRLANEMGVNILPLMVVVDADGKVSNRSVQAAELEEELKKVM
- a CDS encoding glycoside hydrolase family 16 protein produces the protein MFSSSLLGHVTSLYSQESQAAAVILTQEDVERYQLVWSDEFNRDGPPNPKHWTFERGFVRNQELQWYKLDNARCEAGLLVIEAKRERVENPHYDQHAKGWKEKRRYAEYCSASVTTRGLHSWKFARIEVRARIDARSGLWPAIWTVGDKGRWPDCGEIDIMEYYQGDILANACWSSGKKWKPIWDAVKKPVREFADPEWASKFHVWRMDWDENQISLYVDDTLLNEIDLDQVAKSTTTQRHPFHQPHHLLLNLAVGGNHGGDPSKTKFPGKFEVDYVRVYQDRAGEDRR
- a CDS encoding sulfatase-like hydrolase/transferase; the encoded protein is MALDRIMKYLFLIGVGLFTGLSRSAARDDRPNLIVILTDDQGYADVGFNGCQDIPTPNLDRIANEGVRCTNGYVTHSVCGPSRAGLMTGRYQGRFGAARNPTVNPSVENNGIPQTERNIAELLKPFGYMNMAVGKWHLGTHPNLRPRVRGFDEFFGFLSGGHNYFPEQLRLEDLSEVKRSWDWYRTKLLRNETPVEIDQYLTDELSHAAVEFINCNHQKPFFLYVAYNAPHMPLQATPKYLDRFAHIKNKKRRTYAAMVSAVDDGVGKILDAVAKYDLDEQTIVFFLSDNGGPPHNGSSNEPLRGFKGSPFEGGVRVPFAVRWTDTLPAGTDYELPVSALDIAATIVAHSGAKVPKEKPLDGVDLVPYLTGAKTSAPHETLYWRWYDKGRYAVRDGNSKLILANREKGKEAIESPLLFDLQADIGEQKNLHELEPEVMSDAKQKLEVWKQHLVPPIAPGLGSWKK